The segment AACCTGCGggtgaaaataaatatacaacaaaGCCGCCGCtgctatcacacacatacacacatacaaaaataacaaaagcaatattTAAAAGAAGTGAAAACTTTAAAGAAGAGTGGGGAAAAAAATTtggataattttaatttctttatattgttGTTTTGCAAAGACTGAAGTGCgaatcccctttttttttttttcttggtgtgTGTAGAGCATCGAGTATATCTTGGAATTATAGAcgtgaccttttctggtggtTGTGTCATTCCTGGCAGAAATTACAGGTTAGTAACGTGATTGCAACTTGTTAGTTTGTCATTACTGTCCCccccccactatatatatatatctatatatatatatatatatatcaatattatatatttccgTGTCAATTCCTGTTTTTGCCTCCAGCCATCCAAGAAGCTGTTAATTTACGGGTACAATTCGTTCCTTCCTCGAACGCAAAATCTCAACAATCCCCTCAAGTCACCGTCTTAATCTCTGATTGACTTTTTCTCCCTTTCGAACTcaactcttctttttttttttatctggtttccataattgttaaaaaaaaaaaagacatctaaAGAAAACGACCACTTACTTATCTTCATTTCCTTACCAAACATGTAAACTTTTGACTTTAAAttcaatttacattttattttatcaactttaaaCTCAgtgaattttcattttgtttaacttCGAAACCAATTTCAACTTGATGGCGATCGACACCTGACTTCATTTGAAATATGAAAGATATTTCCTTTCtctaattttattaaatgtaaaccaacaagttatattaaaaaaagaaagaaaggaagataaaacAACTTTTGTAGCCATTTCCATTTACTGtttatttaaaatcataaaaCTATGAACTGAAAAGGCTGATTGGAGACCATCCACACGTGTTTTCAGGAAGTAGCAACTTGTTACCTCCGCTGTATGAAGTTCCAGTCACTGCAAAGTACCGCTGCTCTTACAGGCGCACCTTTTTGCTCTTTTAACTATTTCAATGCTGTGACAATTGTTTTAACAGCTTTGTTGTGATAATTAACTTTTCAAAGACTACTGATGTTCCAACTCATGTACAGAGCCATGAGTACAATGAATAGCCCAGACTTATCTTCAGATCAACAGTACCTGCTTCAAAACCCTAATTATACATTGGATCTTGTTAAAAGACTTGATTCGTTGCGTATTGAAGCGACGTTTACCGATGCCATTCTGTGCGTGCAACACGAAGAATTTCCTTGCCACCGAAATGTGCTGGCTGTTAGCAGTCCTTATTTTAAAGCTATGTTTACCAGTGACTTACGAGAAAGCCGTGAATCTAGGATCTGCATTAGTGAAGTGTCTCCTTGGACTTTAAAACGTGTCATTGAATATGCCTATAGTGGACGGATTGCTATCAACGCCGAAAATGCCCTTCAGCTCTTAGCAGCAGGCAGTCTGTTTGAATATCCCGACATAGTTAGTGCTTGTTGTGAGTTTCTTCGCCGTCAGCTTGACCACAATAATTGTCTGGGTATTGAGCAATATGCTCAGGTTCACTCATGTCATGATCTGCAGAACGATGCGCATAAGTTTGCACTGGAAAACTTTAGCATGGTTGTCAAGAGTGATGAATTTTTGGACTTGTCAATAGATCGATTACTGACTTACACGTCTAGTGACTTGATTGATGTACGCAAAGAAGAGGTGGTTTATGATGCTGTGATGCGTTGGGTAAAGTATGACCTTGATGAGAGAAAACAACATCTTACATGCCTTCTACAACAAGTTCGTCTTCCAATTGTGGATCTCGGCTACCTGCAAGAAATTGAAAGTGACCCGGTAATTTCTAATCAAAGCGATTGCCTGAATATGGTTCGTGAGGCTCAAATTCAACATGAGTCTGTCTCGAATCAACAAGGTAAGCGTCGTCGTAGCATGCAAAACAATAATGTTCACCCAAGACCATCTACTGTTGCCAAAGAGGTTTTGGTGGTTGTTGGTGGATTGAACAGTTATATAACTCAGTCTGTGGAAATGTATGATGTTCAGAAAGATCGTTGGACTAGTCTCCCTGATATTCCTCAATCTCTTTCTCAGTATAGTGTTGCTATGTTAACCACTGGACTCATTGTAACTGGAGGAATACACGATGGTCATATCGTGGACAATGTGTGGCATTTTGATTGTATTAAATTAGAGTGGAAGAGTGTGAAAGCAATGCCCCAACCTCGTGCACGTCATGCTTCTACTTCCGTGAACAATTGTGTCTATGTGAT is part of the Octopus sinensis linkage group LG8, ASM634580v1, whole genome shotgun sequence genome and harbors:
- the LOC115214919 gene encoding kelch-like protein 21 — its product is MFQLMYRAMSTMNSPDLSSDQQYLLQNPNYTLDLVKRLDSLRIEATFTDAILCVQHEEFPCHRNVLAVSSPYFKAMFTSDLRESRESRICISEVSPWTLKRVIEYAYSGRIAINAENALQLLAAGSLFEYPDIVSACCEFLRRQLDHNNCLGIEQYAQVHSCHDLQNDAHKFALENFSMVVKSDEFLDLSIDRLLTYTSSDLIDVRKEEVVYDAVMRWVKYDLDERKQHLTCLLQQVRLPIVDLGYLQEIESDPVISNQSDCLNMVREAQIQHESVSNQQGKRRRSMQNNNVHPRPSTVAKEVLVVVGGLNSYITQSVEMYDVQKDRWTSLPDIPQSLSQYSVAMLTTGLIVTGGIHDGHIVDNVWHFDCIKLEWKSVKAMPQPRARHASTSVNNCVYVIGGVGYGEEHDIKDLKPIERYDAISNTWEEVGQSRFPRTLARIVPYEDIILEVGGLQGGQCVNTIETYVCNGASLNPSGEQYVLPNSIRYAQILVLDNVFYIIWEDSRKVLTLDPEKRTFRNLPDVPHVHVNSGASILRGKIYIAGGLHDVENSVPSQCVECYDPSTNEWTEETSMSQARSSHACLTVHI